Genomic DNA from Chrysiogenia bacterium:
CAGGAAGCGCGGGACTTCCTCTTCGACGCTGGCGGCACAGAGCACGCGGGTCTGCCCGAACGTGATCAGGCACGAGCCCGCGGCATGGTCGAGGTAGCCGCGCTCGATGCGCACCTCGCGAAGTTCCCCGGGGGCGCGGCCGTCGATACGGCGATTCTCTTCACTCATGTTGTATTTCCTTACTCGCCTGTGAAGACGGGCTTGCGCTTGGCCATGACGGCGTCGGTTCCCTCGAGCACGTCCTTGCCCGAGAATGTCACCGCCTGCTGGATGGCCTCAAAATTAAGCTGATCGGTGAGCGTGCTTTCCTGCGACTGGCGAAGCGCCTTCTTGGTGAGCCGCACTGCCACAGGGGCGCAGGCGGCGATCTCCTCGGCCAGCGCCTTCGTTGCTGCGTCCAGCTCCCCCTCGGGCACCGCGCGGTTTACCAGACCGATACGCTGGGCCTCGGCGCCGTTGATGCGGCGGCTGGAGAAGAGCAGCTCACTGGCATGGGGCATGCCGACGACCCGCGGCAGCAGCCACGTGGCACCCATGCCCGGGTGCAGTCCCAGCGCTGTGAAGTTCACCGCCAGCTTGGCATTCTCGGTGGCCAGGCGAATGTCGCAGGCCATGGCGATGCAGAGCCCCGCGCCGATGGCCGCGCCCTGGATCGAGGCGATGGTCGGCACCGGGATGTCGCGGATGCGCAGGAAGCGCTCGTAGAAGGCCTTCATGCCGTCGGTGTTTTCGAGCACGGTGCGCTTTGTGTTGTTCTTGATCATGGTCATGTCGCCGCCGGCGCAGAACGCCTTGCCCTCACCAGAGAGCACGACAACGCGGGCACCGGGCTCGGCGCGCGCCTTTTCAACGGCGGCAATGAGATCATCACCCATGGCCTCGGTCATGGCGTTGAGCTTGTCGGGACGGTTGAAGCGAATGGTCAGGACGCCGTTTTCGGCGCACTCGTAGGTCAGATTCTCGAAGGACATGGTTTCTCTCCCCGGTAAGGGAGGCTCAAGCTAGTCCGAAGCTCCGGCGGCAGCAAGCCAGCAGGCCGCTCAAAGGGGCCGCCCCTGCTGGGAAGCACCGCGGCCCTGTGCTATTGGCTTTGCCGTGGGGAGCACACATCAGGGGGAGGCGCAGGTCGCGCCATGTCAAAACATTCGCTCAAT
This window encodes:
- a CDS encoding enoyl-CoA hydratase/isomerase family protein, whose amino-acid sequence is MSFENLTYECAENGVLTIRFNRPDKLNAMTEAMGDDLIAAVEKARAEPGARVVVLSGEGKAFCAGGDMTMIKNNTKRTVLENTDGMKAFYERFLRIRDIPVPTIASIQGAAIGAGLCIAMACDIRLATENAKLAVNFTALGLHPGMGATWLLPRVVGMPHASELLFSSRRINGAEAQRIGLVNRAVPEGELDAATKALAEEIAACAPVAVRLTKKALRQSQESTLTDQLNFEAIQQAVTFSGKDVLEGTDAVMAKRKPVFTGE